One Microtus ochrogaster isolate Prairie Vole_2 unplaced genomic scaffold, MicOch1.0 UNK14, whole genome shotgun sequence genomic region harbors:
- the Tulp2 gene encoding tubby-related protein 2, producing MNYGGDGSGERAPLLSHRGAVYTRGPGAAFHHLCWLPDSSDSDVEEVSMEDIPVIPPPPKTHMANRRRGWLASPGPGISEEEEEESKDVSVEHKAPSPAPAPAVDSDRVHGDSASCMVGESTAKKNTEASPPASDVRDEDLEKKEASESTGTNNAPVAPKVLQGNDDTSSHNSWNIPCSLPRTPGPRLGEDMEAYVLLPAPREHMVQCRIVRNKHGMDKSMFPSYYLYLEADDGVAHFLLAGRRRKRSKTSNYLISLDPKDMSRNGNNFVGKVRSNVLGTKYTIFDNGVNPERNYWIPDNTRIREELGVVCYETNVLGFRGPRKMTVILPGMDSQKQRMRVQPQNDQDSILSRLQKGARHGLLQLKNKAPSWSEESGAYVLNFHGRVTRASVKNFQIVHPDEPDCLVLQFGRVAPNIFTMDFRYPLCPLQAFAICLSSFDGKLACE from the exons ATGAACTATGGTGGGGATGGTAGTGGCGAGAGGGCCCCCCTATTGTCACACAGAGGAGCAG TGTACACGCGGGGCCCTGGTGCTGCTTTCCACCACCTATGCTGGCTCCCAGACAGCTCGGATTCAGATGTGGAGGAAGTGAGCATGGAGGACATCCCTGTcatccccccacctcccaagacACATATGGCAAACCGTCGCAGGGGCTGGCTAGCCTCCCCAGGACCTG GGAtcagtgaagaggaggaagaggaatccAAGGATGTGTCAGTGGAACACAAGGCACCCAGCCCGGCCCCAGCCCCTGCAGTGGACTCTGACAGGGTTCATGGAGACTCGGCATCCTGCATGGTGGGAGAGAGCACAGCgaaaaagaacacagaagcaAGCCCACCAGCCTCCGACGTCAGG GATGAAGACCTGGAGAAGAAAGAGGCTTCGGAGTCTACGGGGACAAACAACGCCCCAGTGGCGCCCAAGGTCTTGCAAGGCAATGACGACACCAGCAGCCACAATTCTTGGAATATACCCTGTTCCCTGCCCCGCACGCCAGGCCCTCGGCTCGGGGAGGACATGGAGGCCTACGTGCTGCTACCCGCACCCCGAGAGCACATGGTGCAGTGCCGCATCGTCCGCAACAAGCATGGCATGGACAAGAGCATGTTCCCTTCCTACTACCTCTACCTGGAGGCGGACGACGGAGTGGCC CATTTCCTTCTGGCAGGgcggagaaggaaaagaagcaaaaccTCAAATTATCTCATCTCCCTGGACCCCAAAGACATGTCTCGTAACGGGAACAACTTCGTAGGTAAAGTTAG ATCCAATGTCTTGGGCACGAAATATACCATCTTTGATAACGGGGTGAATCCTGAGCGGAACTACTGGATCCCAGACAATACCCGGAtcagagaggagctgggagttGTGTGTTAT GAAACCAATGTCTTGGGATTCCGGGGGCCTCGCAAAATGACCGTGATCCTTCCAGGAATGGACAGCCAGAAGCAAAGGATGAGAGTTCAGCCACAAAAT GATCAGGATTCGATATTGAGTCGCCTACAAAAGGGTGCTAGACACGGGCTGCTCCAACTGAAGAACAAAGCCCCATCTTGGAGCGAGGAGAGCGGCGCCTACGTGCTCAATTTTCACGGTCGCGTCACTCGGGCTTCGGTCAAGAACTTCCAGATTGTGCACCCCGACGAAC CGGACTGCCTGGTGCTCCAGTTCGGCCGCGTGGCCCCAAACATATTCACTATGGATTTCCGATATCCTCTTTGCCCTCTCCAAGCCTTCGCCATCTGCTTATCTAGTTTCGATGGGAAATTGGCGTGTGAGTAA
- the Nucb1 gene encoding nucleobindin-1 — protein sequence MPTSVPRGAPFLLLPPLLMLSAVLAVPLDRSAPHSEENQATESPDTGLYYHRYLQEVINVLETDGHFREKLQAANAEDIKSGKLSRELDFVSHHVRTKLDELKRQEVSRLRMLLKAKMDAQQEPNLQVDHLNLLKQFEHLDPQNQHTFEARDLELLIQTATRDLAQYDAAHHEEFKRYEMLKEHERRRYLESLGEEQRKEAERKLQEQQRRHREHPKVNVPGSQAQLKEVWEELDGLDPNRFNPKTFFILHDINSDGVLDEQELEALFTKELEKVYDPKNEEDDMREMEEERLRMREHVMKNVDTNQDRLVTLEEFLASTQRKEFGDTGEGWKTVEMYPAYTEEELRRFEEELAAREAELNAKAQRLSQETEALGRSQDRLEAQKRELQQAVLQMEQRKQQQQEQNAPPSKPEGQLQFRADTDDVPVPAPAGDQKDVAAPEKKAAEQPPELPQPDSQHL from the exons ATGCCTACCTCTGTGCCTCGCGGggcccctttccttctcctaccACCCCTACTGATGCTGTCCGCTGTGCTGGCTGTACCCTTGGACCGCTCGGCACCCCATTCGGAGGAAAACCAGGCCACCGAGAGCCCG GACACAGGCCTGTACTACCACCGGTACCTCCAGGAGGTTATTAATGTGCTGGAGACAGATGGGCACTTCCGGGAGAAGCTGCAAGCTGCCAACGCCGAGGACATCAAG AGTGGAAAGCTGAGCCGAGAGCTCGACTTCGTCAGCCACCACGTGCGCACCAAGCTGGACGAGCTCAAGCGGCAGGAGGTGTCTAGACTGCGGATGCTGCTCAAGGCCAAGATGGACGCACAGCAGGAGCCCA ACTTGCAGGTGGACCACCTGAACCTCCTCAAGCAGTTTGAACACCTGGACCCTCAGAACCAGCACACATTTGAGGCTCGGGACCTGGAGCTGCTGATCCAGACG GCCACCCGAGACCTCGCCCAGTATGATGCTGCCCATCATGAAGAATTCAAACGCTATGAGATGCTCAAGGAACATGAGAGAAGACGTTACCTGGAATCTCTGGGAGAGGAGCAGCGGAAGGAAGCCGAGAGGAAGCTACAAGAGCAACAGCGCAGACACCGGGAACACCCCAAAGTCAATGTCCCA GGCAGCCAAGCCCAGTTGAAGGAGGTATGGGAGGAGCTAGATGGATTGGACCCCAACAGATTCAACCCCAAGACCTTCTTCATACTGCATG ACATCAACAGCGATGGTGTCCTAGATGAGCAAGAACTGGAAGCTCTCTTTACCAAGGAG CTGGAGAAGGTTTATGACCCGAAGAACGAGGAGGATGAcatgagagagatggaggaggagcgGCTGCGTATGAGGGAGCACGTGATGAAGAAC GTGGACACCAACCAGGACCGTCTTGTGACCCTGGAGGAGTTCCTAGCATCCACCCAGAGGAAGGAGTTTGGGGACACGGGGGAAGGATGGAAG ACAGTGGAAATGTATCCGGCCTACACAGAGGAGGAACTGAGGCGTTTTGAGGAGGAGCTTGCTGCCAGGGAGGCTGAGCTGAATGCCAAGGCCCAGCGCCTcagccaggagacagaggccctgGGGCGCTCCCAGGACCGCCTAGAGGCTCAGAAGAGAGAACTGCAGCAG GCTGTCCTGCAGATGGAGCAAAGGAAGCAGCAACAGCAAGAACAGAATGCTCCCCCTTCCAAACCCGAGGGACAGCTGCAGTTCCGTGCAGACACAG ACGACGTCCCTGTCCCAGCTCCAGCAGGTGACCAGAAAGATGTGGCTGCTCCTGAAAAGAAGGCCGCAGAGCAGCCCCCCGAGCTGCCCCAGCCGGATTCCCAGCACTTATGA